The nucleotide window GCAGCTAAAGAACAGAGAAAATAAGACATTGCAAGCTTGTcaacttataaataaaagataaacTATTCCCAAGTCTTGAAACCAACCCAGCAGTCCTTAAACCCCAAAAATAATTCTTGGAGCCCATCAATTCTCGTTATTCATCATCCCAACATCAAAAGTCCCAATACAGATACCTAACATGGAAATAAGTCTAATTTTGTAAGACAGTCCAAAATAGAATCCACTAAATAGGATTTCcttcaaataaaattagaaaacaaaCTACAGATCACAGCACCACATGATGAAGGATTAGGAAAAACAAATTCAATAAACTGAAAAGCACCTCTGTCCACGACTTACTATTTGGAAAACTGAAATAAGctattacaaaaatcaaaagtcaATAGACATGCACTGAAACAGtaaactaaaaatgaaaatattccAGAAGGACTTCTATGCCAAAAATCAGAATTTCTTCCTCTACGGCACAATGACACTCAAAAGTAAAGGGGGGAAACAGAAGAAACTCTACCTGTGTATGTCAAACTCTGGATGTCCAAGGCGGCCACCTCTTCCAAACCCCCATGTATAAAGCTCTCCGCGACCAGTGACAGCTAAACTATGGAATTTTGAAGCATCAATAAACTTGATAAATGAACCATTAAGCTCATCCAACTTGCATGGTAGCTTCTGTATGTGGGCGTTTCCAGTTCCAAGTTGGTAGTTAGTACCACTTCCCCAGCTAAAGATCTCAGTCTTAACTGTGCACGagatataataaaattaagtcaTTTAATCATGTCGATATGATAAAATTAAGTCATTTAATCATGTCCGTGCAAGATAATCACCAAAAGGCAAAATTCACAACCTGAAGCAAGATCTTGGCCCAAATTCTGTGACAAAGATCCAGAAAGGAGATCAATCGGGGTTCGTAATTTGGAGTCCTCTATACTGATAGAAGCTCCAGCCTGCAATAAGACACTCGCTATAGCAAAGTGACCAAAATGTAGAGCTCTATGGAGGCTGCTCCATCCAGATTCTCCATCCTGAAAAATGAACATTAGAAAGATGAATATAGTCAGAtcagaaaattaataaatatgcaATTTCTTTATCACTTTTATTCATTCAGTAAGTGTCACCAAaaaaaggggcatgttttaaagATGACTACTGATTTGGATGAAAACAAATTGTTCAAAGGCATTCAAAAATGACACATCATGAAATTCATCTAACCCACAGATGCAAGTCAAAATAGTAATCCATTCAAATTCACAGAAACAAGGTCCAAGCTAACTTTTAGTCCACAAAGTAAATACTAACATCAGTACTCAAGAGAGGATGTCGCACCATAAATAGAGCGGAGAAGGTAAATCAAAAACCAAATAAACCATGGTAAAGAGGGCTAACATACCCTGGCATCAGGGTCAGCACCAGCTGCAAGTAGCCTTCTAACAATAGGAATGTGATTTCTCCAAGTAGCAATATGAAGGAGAGTAAGGCCAAATGTATTCCGCAAGTTGATATTGCCACCATTCTTCTTTAGTTGGGCCAAAGCTACGTCAACATCGGCCAAGCATCCTTCTTTCACAGAAAGCCATATATCTTTCTGAGTATATTTGCGCCCATGACTTTGAGGACTATGCTTTGGTCCTTGGGGTGAAAATGATCCTTCCATTAAGGAAAAAACTTCTATCTAATAACTTAGAAATTCTGAAACCGAAAGGAATAGCCTTTAACAGGTATTGGGAATAATACAGTGAGCAGTCCAAAGGATCAGTCCCTCAAAGAAACTTGATGTGCTACTCCATATCTGTGAAGATTTTCTAAATTGATTGCTCCAGCATCATGAAAACTCAGCCATTGTCTTGAAAGAAATAACAATCACACAAAGAATCTTCTCATAGATGCATCCATTTATATGATTGTTGTCTCAGCCATATTCTCCAACCAATTACAAGAATATCAGTTCACACTCCAATAGTTGGTACCATCAAAATTATGAATGCACCAATTTTCAAGATAGGTTATAAATACTGCACATTAAACTCGTCTATTAAATAAGCACATTAGAAGAAATTTGCAAGAGTAGAATGAATATGAAAGATCCAAAAAAAGATTGACAGTAATCAAAGGCAATGACCAAAATCATCCACCAGAAAACAATATAGATAGTATATGATATGTGAAAGCTCAGACAGAAAAGTAAACAATTTTTGATGATATATGAGCCTCTTATGggaccatagtgcaaaaacaagatGGTATCGCCGTATCGTAACCGTGTCATAAAATTTTTTGAGTTTACCGCGATCGAAATATAGGCTGCATTGACTGCAAAATCATTCGTATTAACCACAAAATTCGTTTCGTAACAGCTATGGAAACCGCATTTGCCCTATGTAGGAGAAAGAAACAAGCTCATGGGCACAAAGGTTGAAACCCCCAAGTCTCCAACAATATATTCGAttcaaattttaatcaaatgtatTGAGGTTGTATGGGGGTAGGACAAAGATCCGCTTACAACGGTTGCTTTTGTTCATGACCTACAATAGATGTAAAGTATGCTATGATAACAGTTAAAAAGCAAAAGAGAAGAGAAGGGAAGGGAAGATGacaagaaggagaaggaagatTGGGGTGTATTCCTTCCAAAATTTCCAATGTTAAAAAGGATTTGGTTTGTAGAAAATGTGAATAAGTTTGCTATGGACTCACACGACTAAGCAAAGAATTGAAGGAAAAACAGGAGAGACAAGAGCATAAATATGGTAGAACAAAAGAAAACATAGTAGGCTGATTTCAAGTATTAATTGCTCCCAACACCTTTCGAGGTATTTTCTTATTCTTAATATTCAGAAAACATACTCTATTAAATTTTCATTCCTTTATTTAAAGTATTTTCTCTTACTAATTGCCACATCACACAGTAGGCTTACGGATTCATTCCCCTTCCTCACGTCTTTCTCTTTTGGATTTCCTTATTCCCAGCATGTACCAATTCTGCTATGATCTCATTGAGTTTAGGTTATGTTTTTTGCTTCTCCTCTTGTGGGTCACCCAAGGTTTGTCCAGCATAAGGCATAACATAGTTCTCCGCACCCCCTCCTTCTCCCTATTAATATCTTAATGAAGGAAACATCATCCTTACAATTCCCTCCGCTTCCTTTACCTCCATTTTCCTTCCATACAAACATAGCGTTAAAGCATACTATTTACTCACATAGTCCAATTCAGCAAAGATATGCATAACAAAACTTATTCACCATCGCATCACTACAAATATACCATCATTATCATACAATGTTAGACGGATAGCATAAATCATACACCTTCTCCAAATTTTCATCCAACAAAAAGAGTTAAACCTCGATGAAGTGTCTTaagttatttatattttgcACGCAAAGAATTCAAACATATTAGAATCCTAAATCAAAGCTAAAATCAAATGCCACCCACCAATGCCAaatcattttgaatttttagaGTTTGTGTAAAAAtgtcaaataaataatttaattaagttaGGTCATTACGAAACTTCTTCATTCAGAAACTTCCAGCCAAACATTATGACCAAATTAAAGTTGCTTTTAATTAAAACAGTTTACAAAATGTCAAATTTCATACCATAGCTGAAAACTCACGATACCAATCAGTCAATATCGGAATAGAGAAAGAAATTAAGCAACCCAAATCCATTAAAAAAATACGAATAATAACAATGATCCAAATTCCTAGGTTAAAAAAATTGACATCAATTTACAATCAAAATCCATTTAATCATGAAAACCAGATGCATAGCAAGTACATTGGATCTATGAACTCGAATTAAACAAAATCCGACCCAGAAATGAGAAAAGTATACCAATAGAAGCAAGAACAAAAAATAGCATTGCACCAAACAAATAGTGCAGAAAACTAGCAATAATTAAGAAAGGGAAACCAGAAAAAAACCTGAAAATTAGGAGAAACTTGAACAAGGTTTGAATGAGAGAATCAAGTGTGACGGATTTAATAATTGTCTGTAGTAAGATTGAAATCTGGAAGAgctataataataatggtaGAAGGAGATCACAGAAAAGAAAGAGAGGATGGGGAATCGAATATGCCTTTATATCAAAAGGGTataaacaaagaaacaaaatgAAACAACCGAAGAGTGAAATGGGTTCCATTAAGGGCCTAAATGGGTAATTTTAAATAAGTACGTTGTGGGAACGTCTCACGATAAGATTTTTTTACCCTAAATTTTGTACGAGACCGtattatcaaaatataatttatataattagcatatttttataattgatcatttttcaattataaatgaTACTAATCGACTATAAAAGGGATCATTTAAGACTGTaactctataaatatatattagacTAAGTCGATAGATATGATCTCATTGTGAAAccatctcatttgagaatttacaTTTTATCATTTCATAGCATTAAAACCTGAGAATAAAAGATGACTAAGTGAGAATCGCATATTATAAAATTGTAAATGTACTAGTGAGGTAAGTTATGATTTCATGacttctaaaaaattaagatgaATTTTAATATCCAAAACATCAATTTAAAACATCTAGAATTACGCATTAAACTTTGAGCAAttaaaaatgagtattttagatataaaaataacattttaattaatttaattgaattatttaattttaaaaggatTTTAGAAATAGGGGGGGTTCAAAttggaatatatattttttttaaagaaaagataTGACTACGAGGATTTAGGGAAAAGAAACAAGTGACGTGCAGGAGAGTAAAGTGTCCCAAGAAAAAGTCTGGTCCTAGTGTGACGGATTTGTGATTTTTCAGTTTTCTACGGCCacgcttttttcttttttctttcttattttttcaaaaattatatacaCACCCTTTAGAACTGTATATATgataaaattttgtattttatttatatattttaatataatatttacttaaaaacataaaaatttaattatacttcATTACTTAGCAATTATTTTTTCTTggaaagtaaaaataattatataaaatattaattatttttcaatttttagattaaaatctcttaaaatttaaaattattgataataaataaactttgttaatttttatgtacaacTCAAAAggctataaatatattttttttttttggctataACGTTTGATTTCTTAGgcattttcatgattttgggAAGTATATTTGTTGAAAGTGTGGAAATTGGAAGTCCATAGCAGTATTGTGGTGGCCCACGCGTCCCACGTGGTTGCTTTGCATGACATACACCACAACCGTCATCTATAGTCTACTGTCTACTTATGCTTGTGTTTTCCGTCCATCCATCTCTAAAATCAAATCGGTTATGTATGAACTTTATTCGAAGAATCTATCTCTTTAAAGTTAATAAATAATCCTGATATAATTTGATAGGGTGtaaattttatactttttattaatttttttagtttcgtttattttattatttttttgtctttttatagtgatttaaatcacaattattaattagaaattattaattttataaatgttttcaactactcttgtgagagattgTCTCTTAGAATGACGATCTCTAAATATGAAGTCCATATTTTTATTTCCTCTTTAAGTTGTATTTGTTGGACTATATTAGCTCATATATGTAGTGTGTTTCTTATAAAGACCGtatctcacaacaatttgtgtaaagTAATGGGCTTTAAATTTAGACTTAAAGGAATATGGACTAGAGAGTGTGGGCCGgtaaaatagagaaaaaaatttGTAGGCTAGAGACATAGTCAATCTACATGAGCGGCATGAGCAACAATTTTAGATTCTATTATTTTAATGGTCTAAAATATtgcataaattttcaaatgagacggtctcaaggTGAGACTATCTATTTTGGGTTAacctaatatatatttattattaaagtgATTTTTTATAAccttaacggcccgtttggtaggtggtaataaatggtggtaatgggaatgaaaaattagtgtaagtTTAGTTAAAAAATCTCTTATTTACCTTGATAGtgatgcttgtccaacttcaatcatcttattttcttcaaaaaattcatTCCAAGGCATTATCATTGGGAGAGATTGTATTAAgcggtaatgaaaatttgtaaacaaaaaaattttttgtgatcaaagtttcattaccatgtaAATggtatgaaacttttgatgaaattttacactataaatcgttgaaaatttgaacaaaataactaatttaatattaaaaaatccaACAATGAGCAAAGTTTCATTTTATTTTCCAGAATAAGCACATTTTACCCATACTTGAGGTCTGGATAAcctcgctgttaataacaacgaaTAGATTGAGGAGGTTAAAAAATAGTCAGGCATTAGTTCGCTGTTGGTAATAGCAAACAATAACTTTGGTCAATAAAAGTTAGCATATTggttcactgttagtaacagcgaacaaatactttgactttttttgaccaaagTCATcattcactgttactaacagcaaactaATACAGCTTTGAATACAACTCCAGTCTCCTTCTTTCCCATTTCTCCCAAatctcaaaacccttaaaacttTACGCGACTTTTTTCTCCAAATTCCACCATTAAAACTACTTCATTCCTTGAATTCTTCACTTCTTCTTCTAAATTAACCCTACTAAAGTGGTCTGCCATAGACTTGAATTGATTTTAGGTAATTATTTCTTTGAATTATTCACTTTTAattcgaaaattagggtttattaaaTGTTTTCTAATTTGCTTTCAAATGCAGGTATCAATTGCAATTGAAGACTTATTTAGGTCATCCTCAACTACTTAAGGTACTTGTTAATTGATCTCATTACCTATTTGTGTACTTTTAGTAATTATGGTTGTTAATGGTTATGAAATTGATAatattgttgttcttgttggttatgaaattttttataatgaatTTGGTAATGTTTAAACATGTacttatttggtttttttttacgaAGTTGGTAATGTTGTTGtttataaatgtatatttgtaGAAAATAATGAAACTTATTTGGTGTTAAATTGATGCTGCAGGCACACCTACTTCTCTGGATTACATAGCTTGGTTCTTCTCCATCACTCGtagatggatgacaccacgaggtatcatcgcAGCAGCTCAATACGCCCCACTGCACCGATGATGACACAGTTTGTAAGTACTCATCCATGTTAAAAAAGGCGTCGCATCTGTAATTAGGTCCAATCAGGAGGAGCCTGTACGAAAGATTGCTCaaggcttcttaaactttctcataatccttttaGTCTGTTCTTTCCTATGAGTCATATCATCTATTTGCCTTTTGAGATTAagtacctcatctttaagctcttgtttttctttaaaaagcTGAATTATTTAAGTATCTCTGCCATTTAGTACCCTCCGGagcaacccacctaaagtacGGGCAACCGAATCCTTCATCCAAGTAGCATGGACAAGCAACAAAGTCCTGGTCAGGATCGTCGTCACCCCAATCTGtattattttcaacttcatagccacaatcacaaagctcttcaatagcATGTTTCTTTGACATCTAAGCAAGCAAGAAATGTAGTTTAGTaacatatttaatatttaataataacataGATCTTTATAAATTAAGTATCATATTAACGTcataccttatgttaccttcaAAACCCGCAAGCTAACGTATAAATGACAGAGTTTAGATAtaatgaaataagaaaaacttgatttatttatagaacataaaaattttcaactttataaTGACTATATTTCAATTTCATAACGGCTATTTCAGATACTTGAAAAGGgagaaagtcaaaaaaatcaatgtttatgttcgttgttagtaacagtgagCAAAAGGAGACCTGGTCAAAACAGGTCAAgcttttgttcgttgttactaacaacgaacttacaccttgactttttttgactttcTCCCTCAgtttgctgttagtaatagcaagTGTGTCCAATCCTCAGGTCTGGGAAAAAAAATGCTTATCTTGGGAAATAAAATGAAACTTTGctcattatttgattttttatattaatttgcttatttagtttaatttttcataaatcattcccattaccaccattgagtaccactaatcaaacgggccgtaagtAATCATTAACAATTTTAATATCACTTAGAGTAATAGGCAAATATTATGAAATCATTTTGTGGTGAAATAGTCTTATACAagacaaattgaaaaaattaatatatctaATACTCTAATAGTatgacaaaaacaaaaacaagaaaaacaaaatatacaaataatagTATGACCTTGAAGGACTTCAAGtcccaaaattttcaaataaccACCACAAGCGCAATTTTCAACTAGAAATGCTCTCAACGAATTCGTGATTGATGGAGAAAGAAGGCAGAAGAATCTCAAAGAATCTAATATTCtaggttttatttttgatatacaaattaaaatgaggTCTAAAAACCATGTAATAATCTAGAAGTCTTGAACGAAACTATTTCACAATGgaaactattttttaaaaaattaattatgtgaataaaaaattattttatcagttttttttgttaaactaAATATTGGGTCAGCTCTTATTAAGCTCTCTTACGATAAGACGGtattaataaagaatttatcCATAATAATAACCTTTTTAGTCCTTATGTGTACATCATGCAAACATCAAATAAACTTCCATCAACTTTCCAAACACGCTGAATAAGAATGAGCTTTTACTTGACGTCGGTTAAGCATCGACTAGGCACTTGCTTCTACTTCCATTCGACATTAAAGCATCAAATTGTCAACCAGGCAGTCCATGGCGAAAACTAGGTGTCCCATTATCTCTAGATTGGTCGTTCtcgattaattaattcaatttcGACATTTAAACAAGATGTAGCAAAACCATAGACAAGTTTGGAAAAGTGGTGCAAAGTCATAAACAATGAATGGGTGATCGACGACGGTAAGAGATTATACACAAAGGCAACATACAATACCATTGAACTTTTAAGTAATGGGGTTGTGGTGGGTAAAAGAATTGCAGGGATATTTCTCAAATCAAAACTTAGGGTTCTACAAAACAAATCACAGGCCGACTTACTCCCAATACTTCAACCTCGAGATTACAAATGAAGATGACATAAACTTCAGCATAAACTTCAAGCATGAAGATTACATCTCACATTGAATTTGATGGAGTGGGAACGAGCCAATCATGCAACGAACTTGATGCTTCATTTAACAAGTAGTCTAGAAGATAATTTCGGGCTATGCAGCTATTGGATCCTGACATCAAATAACAACCAAGACGAATCAACAAATTGAAGCGAGCTTCATAATATTAGAGAAAACAAAAGTAGCTTGAAGAAATCTAACCTTTGCAGTAAGATTTGACATTGCTGTGTGGAATTTTTGTCTAGTTTTCGTACCAGCAACATTACCGACTTTTGCAACTTTGGTAAAAGCACCATTCAACCATGCTGCTCCAGCAGTAACATACCTACATAAAGCCGATCGATGGACATCATTAGCAAattttttatcatcaaatttCATGCTATATCACCTAGATATTGCTCAATTCAACTCAAAATACACAGAAAAGAAGCCAAGTACATCGGCTTTATCATACTACTTTAACTTTGCCCTCAAAAATCTAAGAATCCACTTATCCAGTAGCTACTGGAATACAAAAGATTCTAAACTTTTAATGACCAACATATCATCAAGCGTGCTGTGCTTCCGGGGAAAACccaaagagagagagagagacatAAAAAGAGAATCAGAGTAGGCGGGATGGGCAAGATATTCACAACTATGCTACCACAATCTTATTTTCAGAGTTTTCCAGAAGTGTTCAACTGATTACATTGTCAGAGGTATGGATGCATGCATTTAGAACTATGTAACCCAGCTTACAGCAAGATAAGAACTGGAGTCAAGGCAGCCTTCTCTAACTTACATTTTATTCCATGAAATGACTAGCATACCCTATCAGTAAGGAATTAGCTACTTCAGCAGTTACAGTAAGTACTACAGCTGAGCATGTTTTGGAGTCCCAGACGAAGCAGGATTGGAATTCAACCCCAGGTGGAGTTTCATCCCTTACCCATTTGAGAGACTACAATCTATAGTACCAGAGGGGAGGGGGGCAGCTAGCGGACTTCATTTTTTATAGACgagaaaaaagaataaaaggaaCAATGTCTGTTACCGGCTTGACTTGACAGCTGATCCTGTATCACTTAATTTCCTCTCTGCAGCAAACAACGCTGCCATTGTTTTGTCAGAAACCTGGAGCCTTTGGTCCACAGACTTGACTTTCTCATTAACAACGGAAATCCCAACGGTAAGCTTCTCAGTGATCCCGACTCTTTTGTCAAAGGAACTGACCTTGGCAGATGCATTAGCTGTCAAACGGTGCTTCTCATCAAATGCTTTAGCCTTGTTCACAGCATCTTGCCGAATAGCAGAACCTTTTGCTATCATATTGGAAACAACTTCTTGAGCTTTATTAACATACGATCTACCATTAGTCAAGCCAGGTTTACCCTGACACCATAACAATTTTTTCTTTAGTCCATATAACAATATAGAAAAAGCAATCagcataaatcaataaaaacacTAAGGAGTAAGGACATGCTTTTTGGTCATGGAGTTTGCTAAAATTAGCAGTGATTTCCCTGATTTCATGCGTCTATTTATTTTTGACAGTACTTGAACTCAATGCTCAGCCAGAAAAGTACATATTTATGAAGAAGCCTGTTTTTTATCCATAATTAACCTTCAATAGTCCATATCTAAGTATTAGGAAGATCTGACAGGTCAGTCACAAGACCATTAGAAAACAAGGGGAGAATGAATTGATAGTATGGATTTGCAACCAATAGTCTATTAGTAGCTGAATAATaaagtggaagacatattttcaTCTGCAGATCATGGGTTCAATTCTCAAGCCATATTAAAGGAAGTTAAGCCATAGCATATTTTCTAAAGTGCTCCACATGTCGATTTGCTGTCTTATTATCAGATCTGGTCACAGgtatatgaaaatataattcaaaCATTGCAAAGGATAATGAAGTATAAATCTCATAGGTTTCCATTGAAAATGATGCTCAATTTCAGCTAATTGTTGCATCagaatatcaaaaaataattacacgCTTTTTGTGGAGGGTCCTTCACTTACCTCAACATTTGAGGATATATCTTCAACATGAGCTGTGCTTACGGCATTATCGACTACTCTCACTTCCTGAAGAAAAATAGTCGGGCATCAAGAATGAGTATGCAATCATAAGAATTCCATAGGGTCAGAATAAGTTCGATGCATTACCATCTCTGAGTTTACTACATAATTTTCAGCAAGAGATATAGTGACAATGCGGTCAACTAAAGTTGCTCCCTGCATAAACAACAAACATAATACAAGCATAAGTTTTGAGgaccaaaaagcttaaaacttaGACAGAACAAGATCACAAGCATGGAATGTGTTTACAAAGAATTATTTGCAGCTTCAGCTGCCATTTAGAAAGACTTAGAGTATGATGCAAAATATCAGAATTTTAAATAACTAGACTTAAATTCAAAATGCATTGATAAAGTACATTTATGGTTTTATGACTTGATGGACAGCTGATATTCCTTACTTCATAATTAGTTTTCACAAATTAGACACTTGGTTGTTGctcaaagagaaagagaaatcaACATTATATCCCATTCCATAGTTTATAAAATTATCTGATTAAAAGGTGCGATCTCTGAAGTGAAAGTGCAACATGGTGCCTATTACTTTTCGGTGACACAAATAGCAAGACATGTCAATCATTTACAAGGGAATTCATTTCATTCTAAAAAGGAGATTTAGCTCCAATCCTCAACTCTACATGGTATACTTACATCTCTATCATCAGTATAACTTCAAGAAAAGTTTGCGACTCCAAATACTAAACAAATAGAAATAGGTGATCGACACAATATAAAACCAAAGTAGTGGCCAAAAAGAAAACATAGCACAGGTTTCTCAAATGACATCACCCTACTCACCTAAATAGCCTCTCAAATTCTCCACCCTTATCACCATTTACCACATTAAAACTTGGTACCATCAAGGTCAAAAATGAAAACACCTTTTACACATACATAATCATAGAATTAATATTCATGCATCGCAAGGGTCGTATAACTAGTTGAGTAAATCAAAATCACGCGGCTATAAACTGCATCAATAAAAAAGAGCTGAGCAATCTAAGGGTGCATTTGTTTTAGTTATGGCCTATGTCATAAGTGAGTTTATAACGGCACTTCACAGCACCACGAATTAAGAATAatgatgagtttttttttttattaatatctcAAAAGTCATAACTAAAGGATTTAGATTATGAAAGCCATTTGTGATATCTAATATAATTTCAAGTTCCTTCTTTCTACTCTTGCACAATACTACCCTCACTAGTCATTACTCTCCCAGTCATCATTATAATActtggaaaataataaatagatcATTACATCAATTGCTCAGACAAGTTACAGCATTGGAAGGACAACTGATTCGGGTTATATTGGATCCAACACTATTATTCCTATTTTCTAAACTATCACAAGATCCTAGTGCATGACTATAGGAACTTGCAGGAATAGAATATTAAGGTTCCAAGTTTCTAAGGCATAAGTTATGGCTCACCAAACCAAGCATAGATCAGCAATAGGTATATAAAATTGGGTGTAGGAAGCATGaacaaaatttaattacttCAATAAGCACAAATCTCATGCAATCAAGTGGATGTAGAGCACAAGAGCAACTGCAATAATGAGATCCAAAAATCgaattgttatccaaacaaagtgCAAGAGCTGTGACTAACAAAGACCAAAATAATGACAACCCACTAACAAATACACATTTGAAATTTCATAACAAGCATCATACACAGCATAAACCAAAAATACAAGCGAACATAAATGGAGTTCattaaaatctataaataaagaCCACATAAGGAAAATGCATAGAAGGATAATTACCGAAAGCAGCAAGGCAATTTCAAGAGCTTTCTCTTCTCTAAATGTAACAAACGCCTTCTTTGAGTTACTTGATTCACTACACACATCATTCaatgaagataaaaaaaatacagcACCCATTAATTACTATCAAAATCTAGAACTAAAACGAAATATACCAAAAAGGGTAAAATCATTTATTGCTAAGAAAATCAAGTAGTTAAAAAAACAAACCGGCGAATCTCAATGTGGTCAATATCACcagaaaaggagaaaaaatcATGAACTTCCCTTTCAGTAGCTAGATCTGATAAATTGCTAACTTGAACTGTTTTGGTCT belongs to Amaranthus tricolor cultivar Red isolate AtriRed21 chromosome 17, ASM2621246v1, whole genome shotgun sequence and includes:
- the LOC130804485 gene encoding binding partner of ACD11 1 isoform X1, producing the protein MQQTKTVQVSNLSDLATEREVHDFFSFSGDIDHIEIRRESSNSKKAFVTFREEKALEIALLLSGATLVDRIVTISLAENYVVNSEMEVRVVDNAVSTAHVEDISSNVEGKPGLTNGRSYVNKAQEVVSNMIAKGSAIRQDAVNKAKAFDEKHRLTANASAKVSSFDKRVGITEKLTVGISVVNEKVKSVDQRLQVSDKTMAALFAAERKLSDTGSAVKSSRYVTAGAAWLNGAFTKVAKVGNVAGTKTRQKFHTAMSNLTAKDPIAA
- the LOC130804485 gene encoding binding partner of ACD11 1 isoform X2, with amino-acid sequence MQTKTVQVSNLSDLATEREVHDFFSFSGDIDHIEIRRESSNSKKAFVTFREEKALEIALLLSGATLVDRIVTISLAENYVVNSEMEVRVVDNAVSTAHVEDISSNVEGKPGLTNGRSYVNKAQEVVSNMIAKGSAIRQDAVNKAKAFDEKHRLTANASAKVSSFDKRVGITEKLTVGISVVNEKVKSVDQRLQVSDKTMAALFAAERKLSDTGSAVKSSRYVTAGAAWLNGAFTKVAKVGNVAGTKTRQKFHTAMSNLTAKDPIAA